One genomic segment of Streptomyces niveus includes these proteins:
- a CDS encoding bifunctional methylenetetrahydrofolate dehydrogenase/methenyltetrahydrofolate cyclohydrolase: MTAQILDGKATAAAIKSDLTARVAALKTQGITPGLGTLLVGDDPGSRWYVNGKHRDCAEVGIASIQRELPDTASQEEIEAVVRELNANPECTGYIVQLPLPKGIDTNRVLELMDPEKDADGLHPMSLGRLVLNETGPLPCTPYGIIQLLRAHGVEIKGAHVVVVGRGITVGRSIPLLLTRKSENATVTQCHTGTRDLGSHLRQADIIVSAAGVRHIIKAEDVKPGAAVLDVGVSRDENGKIAGDVHPDVAGVAGWISPNPGGVGPMTRAQLLVNVVEAAERAGSGSGT, translated from the coding sequence ATGACCGCCCAAATTCTCGATGGCAAGGCCACCGCAGCCGCGATCAAGTCCGACCTGACCGCCCGCGTGGCGGCCCTCAAGACGCAGGGCATCACCCCCGGCCTGGGGACCCTGCTCGTCGGTGACGACCCGGGCAGCCGCTGGTACGTCAACGGCAAGCACCGCGACTGTGCCGAGGTCGGTATCGCCTCGATCCAGCGTGAGCTGCCCGACACCGCCTCCCAGGAGGAGATCGAGGCAGTCGTACGCGAACTGAACGCGAACCCCGAATGCACGGGCTACATCGTGCAACTGCCGCTCCCCAAGGGCATCGACACCAACCGTGTCCTGGAGCTGATGGACCCCGAGAAGGACGCCGACGGGCTGCACCCGATGAGCCTCGGCCGGCTGGTGCTGAACGAGACGGGGCCGCTGCCGTGCACCCCGTACGGCATCATCCAGCTGCTGCGCGCGCACGGTGTCGAGATCAAGGGCGCGCACGTCGTGGTCGTCGGGCGCGGGATCACCGTGGGCCGCTCGATCCCGCTGCTGCTCACCCGTAAGTCGGAGAACGCGACCGTGACGCAGTGCCACACCGGCACCCGTGACCTCGGCTCGCATCTGCGGCAGGCCGACATCATCGTGTCCGCCGCCGGTGTGCGCCACATCATCAAGGCGGAGGACGTCAAGCCGGGCGCGGCCGTCCTCGACGTCGGCGTCAGCCGCGACGAGAACGGCAAGATCGCCGGCGACGTCCACCCGGACGTCGCGGGAGTGGCAGGCTGGATCTCCCCGAACCCCGGCGGAGTGGGCCCGATGACCCGCGCGCAGCTGCTGGTCAACGTCGTCGAGGCGGCGGAGCGCGCCGGAAGCGGAAGCGGAACGTGA